The Gemmatimonadaceae bacterium DNA segment GCCAACTCCTCGAAGATCACGGTGACCACGCTGTCGTCCACCGGCGTGCCCTTCGGCATCCCGCGCAACTCGTTGAGGGTATCGGTCCACGCTTCGGGCTGCCCCGACAGGTCCGTCGTGTACACGATGCGCTCCGGGTTCACGCCTGCC contains these protein-coding regions:
- a CDS encoding SRPBCC domain-containing protein, whose protein sequence is MNPERIVYTTDLSGQPEAWTDTLNELRGMPKGTPVDDSVVTVIFEELAGKTRLTISTRFVSAADARAFRKMRMEEGWGGSFVKLARLLTKGSGG